GGCGGTGATCGACGGCGCGGTGGTCAATGGCTCGTGGCGCGGCATCGGCTGGTTTGCCGGCGTCGCACGCTGGGTGCAGTCGGGCTACCTGTTTCACTACGCCCTGGTCATGATCCTCGGGGTGCTCGCGCTCATGACGTATTTCGTCTGGCTCAACAAGTAGGAGAAGAAGAAAAATGGCTTGGTTGAGTCTCGCCATCTGGGTGCCGATCGCATTCGGGTGTTTCCTGCTCTTTTTCTCGCGCGAGGAGCACGCCGGCTTCGTGCGCTGGGTGGCGCTGCTCGGCGCGCTGCTCGGCCTGCTGGTCACGGTGCCGCTGTACACCGGCTTTCAGCTGGGAACGGCCGAAATGCAGTTCGTCGAGAAGCTGCCCTGGATCGGCCACTTTCACCTGAACTACCACCTGGGGCTGGATGGCCTGTCGTTCTGGTTCGTGCCGCTGTCGGCCTTCATCACGCTGATCGTGGTGATCGCCGGCTGGGAGTCGATCAAGGAGCGCGTGAACCAGTACAACGCCGCCTTTCTGATCCTTTCGGGGCTGATGATCGGCGTGTTCAGCGCGCTCGATGGCATGCTGTTCTACGTGTTCTTTGAGGCCACGCTGATCCCGATGTATCTGATCATCGGCGTCTGGGGCGGGCCGCGCAAGATCTACGCCGCGTTCAAGTTCTTTCTCTACACCCTGCTTGGCTCGCTCTTGATGCTGATCACGGTGATCTATCTGTACAGCCGCTCGGGCGGAAGCTTCGACATCCTCACCTGGCAGCAGATGAAGATAGGCGCGACCGCGCAGACCCTGCTGTTCTTCGGCTTCTTCGCGGCCTTTGCGGTGAAGGTGCCGATGTGGCCGATCCACACCTGGCTGCCCGACGTGCACGTCGAGGCGCCCACGGGCGGCTCGGTGATCCTGGCGGCCATCATGCTCAAGCTCGGTGCCTACGGCTTCCTGCGCTTTCTGTTGCCCATCGTGCCCGATGCGGCGCACCAGTGGGCACCGCTGATGATCACGCTGTCGCTGGTCGCGGTGATCTATATCGGCTTTGTCGCCATCGTGCAGAAGGACATGAAGAAGCTTGTGGCCTATTCGTCGGTTGCGCACATGGGCTTCGTGACGCTGGGTTTCTTCATCTTCAACGATCTGGGCATTTCCGGCGGCATCGTGCAGATGATTGCGCACGGCTTTGTGTCGGGCGCGATGTTCCTGTGCATAGGCGTGCTCTACGACCGCGTGCATTCGCGCGAAATCGCGGCCTATGGCGGGGTGATCAACTCCATGCCCCGTTTCGGCGCCTTCGCGATGCTGTTTTTCATGGCCAATTGCGGGCTGCCGGGCACGGCCGGATTCGTCGGCGAATGGATGGTGATCCTGGCCTCGGTCAAGTTCAATTTCTGGGTGGGTTTCTGCGCCGCATGGGCAGTGATCCTTGGGGCGGCCTATTCGCTGTGGATGTTCAAGCGCGTGTATTTCGGTGACATCGCCAACCAGCAGGTGCGCGAGATGCCCGACATCAGCGCGCGCGAATACCTGATCCTCGGCATTCTCGCGATCGCGGTGCTGTTCATGGGCGTTTATCCCCGGCCCTTCACCGACGTGATGGATGCCTCGGTCGCGCATCTGCTGCAGCAGATCGCCACGAGCAAACTCTGATCAAGACCAGCGGAAAGATACGAGATGATTGACAACATGAGCTGGCTGGCGGTGTATTCGGAGATCGTGCTCCTGGTGATGGGCTGCGCGATCGTGCTGGTGGACCTCGGCGTTACGAGCCGCAAGCGCAACGTGACCCATTTCCTGACGCTGCTCACCATGGGCGTGGTCGCGGGTCTGGAGGCGATGTACGCCTCCAGCGGCAACACCTTTTATGGCTGGGGCAACATGGTGGTCTCGGACAGCATGGGCAGCTGGCTCAAATGCTTTGCCGCCGTGACCATGATGGCCTGCCTGGTTTATGGCCGCCCCTACGCGAGCGACCGCGACATGCTGCGCGGCGGCGAGCTGTTCACGCTCTCGCTGTTCATGCTGCTGGGCATCTTCGTGATGATCTCGGCCAACAACTTCCTGGTGATCTACCTCGGGCTGGAGCTGCTGACCCTGTCCAGCTACGCGCTGGTCGCGCTGCGCCGCGACCACGCCACGGCGACCGAAGCGGCGATGAAGTACTTCGTGCTCGGCGCCATGGCCAGCGGCTTCCTGCTCTATGGCTTGTCCATGATTTATGGCGCTACCGGCACGCTCGATATCGGCGAGGTCTTCAAGGTCATCAACGCCGGCCAGGTGCGCCACCAGGTGCTGGTGTTTGGCGTGGTGTTCATCGTCTCGGGCCTGGCGTTCAAGCTGGTGGCGGTGCCCTTTCACATGTGGACGCCCGACGTCTATCAGGGCGCGCCTACCGTGATTGCGCTGATCATCAGCAGTGCACCCAAGCTTGCGGGCTTCGGCATTGCGATGCGCCTGCTGGTCGATGCGCTGCTGCCGCTGGCCATAGATTGGCAGCAGATGCTGGCGGTGCTGGCGATTGCCTCGCTGTTCGTGGGCAACATCATCGGCACCATGCAGTCCAACATCAAGCGCATGTTGGCGTATTCCGCCATCGCCCACATGGGCTTCATGTTCCTTGGGCTGATGTCGGGTGTGGCCAATGGCGCGGTGGACGCGGTGCTGGCCGAGCGTGCCTACAGCTCGGCGATGTTCTATGTGGTCACCTACGTTCTCACCGTGGTGCCGGCCTTCGGCGTGATACTGCTGCTTGCGCGCGAAGGCTTCGAGAGCGAGGAGATTGCCGACTTTGCCGGCCTGAACCAGCGCAGCCCCTTGTACGCCGGCATCATGTGTGTGTGCATGTTTTCGCTGGCGGGCATTCCGCCGCTGGTGGGCTTTTATGCCAAGCTGGCGGTGCTCGAGGCGCTGGTCTCCAGCGGAGGCGCGCTGCATGTTGCGCTGGCGGTGTATGCGGTGCTGATGTCGGTGATCGGCGCGTTCTACTACCTGCGCGTCGTCAAGGTCATGTACTTCGACCAGCCGCTGACCGCGACCACGGTGTCCGCGCCGGCGGACGTACGCCTCGTGCTGACGGTCAATGGCGCACTCGTGTTCATTGTCGGCATCCTGCCCGGTGGGCTGATGGCACTGTGCGCCGAGGCGATCACGCGCGCGCTCGCGTCGTGAGCCGCACCCTGGGGCATGGGTAGCGCCGTGAAGGTGCTCGATCTGCGCTGCGCCATGGACCACGCCTTCGAGGGCTGGTTCGCCTCGGAGCAGGACTTTCTCTCCCAGCAGGAGCGCCAGCTGGTGCAGTGTCCGCTGTGCGGCAGCACCGGCGTGCACAAGGCGCTGAGCGCGCCGCGGCTCAATCTCAAGTCCGGACGGCGCAAGGGCTCGCCGAATGCGCAAGAGGCGGGCACAGGCACAGCAGTGCAGCCGGCGCCCGCGGCTGCGGCGCTGCAGGCCGCCTGGCTGCGCCTGGCGCGCGAGCTGGTGGCGCAGACCGAGGACGTGGGCGAGCGCTTTGCTGCGGAAGCCCGTCGCATGCACGAAAAAGAGATTCCCGAACGCCCGATTCGCGGCCAGGCCAGCGCGCAGGAGGCCGAGGAGCTGCTGCAGGACGGCATTCCCGTTCTCATGCTGCCGCTGCCTGAATCGGCCAAGACCACGCTGCAGTAGCCCGGTTGGCCGGCGCCCATCGATGCCGGGCTCGGGCTTTATTACTTCAGCCCATTAGCAGCCAAGAAACGATTCGTTTGAGTTTGACGTACCTGTTCCGACAATCCCTGCATCGGATTTTGCAGGAGGTGTGTGATGCGGGGACGTGCATGGCTCAAGGGCGTGATGGCTGCGGCCATCGTCTCGGCTGGCGCTCTGGCGAGCGCGCAGGTGGTAGGCAGCGTCAATGGCTCGGCCTTGGGGGCTATGGCCTTCCACGAGGACAGCCGCTCCGCGTTCTTGCAGCATCAGGCCGGGCAAGGTGATGCGGATCTGGCGCTTGCATCGCGCGCGCTGGCCTTCAGCACCACGACGAACGTGCAGCGCCTGGCCGAGCTTGGCGTGGTCGCGGCCGATTGGGCGCAGCAACTGCCGCACCATGCAGCGCCGACGATCTCGCCCGTGGTCTTCATCGTGCGCGCAGGCAATCCGCGCGGCGTGCACGACTGGGCCGACCTCGTGCGCCGTGATGTCGCGCTGGTGCTGAGCAACCCCAAGCACTGCAACACCGGCCGCTACGCCTACTTCGGCGCATGGGGCAGTGTGCTCGACGCCGGCGGCAGCGCGGCGCAGGCCGAGGACTTCGTCGCCGCCTTGTTCGGCCAGGCGCAGCTCGTGGCGCGGTCCGAGCGCGAGGCGGTCAGCGCCTTTGCCGCCGGCGGCGCGGGCGACGTGCTGGTGGCGTTTGAGTCGGAGATTCCCGCAATTCGCGCGCGCTCCGGTGCCCAGGCGCTGCAGGTGGTCTATCCCCCGGTGAGCGTGGCTGCGGAGAACGCGGTCGCGCTGAGCTCAAACGACGCCGGAGCCAGCCGGCTCGCCAAGGCCTATCTCGACTATCTGTACTCCGATGAGGCCCAGGAGATCGCGGCCAGGCACTACCTGCGGCCGCGCTCGGCTGCCGTCCTGGCGCGCCACGCCGACCGCTACCAGGCGCTCAAGCTCTTCAGTGTGCAGCAGCACTTCGGCAGCCTGGAGCGTGCCTCGCGGGAGCACTTTGCCGATGGCGGGCGCTTCGACCAGTTGTACGCGCCCAGGTCCGAACAATGGGCAGCCCGCGCGAAGGAGCGCGCCGCCGCCCTCTGAGCAGCGGCCGCGCGCGCAGCGCTGCGCTTCAGGCCAGCGTGTGCAAGGGGATGTCGTGCGCGCGCGCCAGCGCGTCGAGCTCGGCGCGGCTGCGCACCGACAGCCATTGCGCCGTGGCTTCATGCAACTGCGGCGAGCTCGGATCGGTGCCGGGCGCAAGCCCCAGCTGCGCGAGCATGCGCGCAGCGAAGTGGGGCTCGAGCGCTGCCAGCGCCACGCGCCCGTCGGCGCAGGGGTAGATGCGGTAGAAGGCATGCGCACCGCCGACCGCACCGTGCGGCCCGGTGAGTTGCCACTGGCGCGGCAAGGCCAGCCAGTCGGCGGCGTCCGAGAGCGCCAC
The DNA window shown above is from Comamonas sp. NLF-1-9 and carries:
- a CDS encoding NADH-quinone oxidoreductase subunit M — its product is MAWLSLAIWVPIAFGCFLLFFSREEHAGFVRWVALLGALLGLLVTVPLYTGFQLGTAEMQFVEKLPWIGHFHLNYHLGLDGLSFWFVPLSAFITLIVVIAGWESIKERVNQYNAAFLILSGLMIGVFSALDGMLFYVFFEATLIPMYLIIGVWGGPRKIYAAFKFFLYTLLGSLLMLITVIYLYSRSGGSFDILTWQQMKIGATAQTLLFFGFFAAFAVKVPMWPIHTWLPDVHVEAPTGGSVILAAIMLKLGAYGFLRFLLPIVPDAAHQWAPLMITLSLVAVIYIGFVAIVQKDMKKLVAYSSVAHMGFVTLGFFIFNDLGISGGIVQMIAHGFVSGAMFLCIGVLYDRVHSREIAAYGGVINSMPRFGAFAMLFFMANCGLPGTAGFVGEWMVILASVKFNFWVGFCAAWAVILGAAYSLWMFKRVYFGDIANQQVREMPDISAREYLILGILAIAVLFMGVYPRPFTDVMDASVAHLLQQIATSKL
- the nuoN gene encoding NADH-quinone oxidoreductase subunit NuoN codes for the protein MIDNMSWLAVYSEIVLLVMGCAIVLVDLGVTSRKRNVTHFLTLLTMGVVAGLEAMYASSGNTFYGWGNMVVSDSMGSWLKCFAAVTMMACLVYGRPYASDRDMLRGGELFTLSLFMLLGIFVMISANNFLVIYLGLELLTLSSYALVALRRDHATATEAAMKYFVLGAMASGFLLYGLSMIYGATGTLDIGEVFKVINAGQVRHQVLVFGVVFIVSGLAFKLVAVPFHMWTPDVYQGAPTVIALIISSAPKLAGFGIAMRLLVDALLPLAIDWQQMLAVLAIASLFVGNIIGTMQSNIKRMLAYSAIAHMGFMFLGLMSGVANGAVDAVLAERAYSSAMFYVVTYVLTVVPAFGVILLLAREGFESEEIADFAGLNQRSPLYAGIMCVCMFSLAGIPPLVGFYAKLAVLEALVSSGGALHVALAVYAVLMSVIGAFYYLRVVKVMYFDQPLTATTVSAPADVRLVLTVNGALVFIVGILPGGLMALCAEAITRALAS
- a CDS encoding DUF1178 family protein, coding for MKVLDLRCAMDHAFEGWFASEQDFLSQQERQLVQCPLCGSTGVHKALSAPRLNLKSGRRKGSPNAQEAGTGTAVQPAPAAAALQAAWLRLARELVAQTEDVGERFAAEARRMHEKEIPERPIRGQASAQEAEELLQDGIPVLMLPLPESAKTTLQ
- a CDS encoding sulfate ABC transporter substrate-binding protein, yielding MRGRAWLKGVMAAAIVSAGALASAQVVGSVNGSALGAMAFHEDSRSAFLQHQAGQGDADLALASRALAFSTTTNVQRLAELGVVAADWAQQLPHHAAPTISPVVFIVRAGNPRGVHDWADLVRRDVALVLSNPKHCNTGRYAYFGAWGSVLDAGGSAAQAEDFVAALFGQAQLVARSEREAVSAFAAGGAGDVLVAFESEIPAIRARSGAQALQVVYPPVSVAAENAVALSSNDAGASRLAKAYLDYLYSDEAQEIAARHYLRPRSAAVLARHADRYQALKLFSVQQHFGSLERASREHFADGGRFDQLYAPRSEQWAARAKERAAAL